The DNA sequence acggagccctgcaacaccccactggtgatgctcttccagtccgagtattgttcatttactcccactctctgttttctatgcttcagccagtttttaatccacgtgagtatttcaccctcgattccatggctcacaattttccgaagtagtcgttcatgtggaaccttgttgaacgccttctgaaaatccaaatatacaatgtcgaccggatcgcccttgtctatctgcatgtttactccctcgaaaaagtgcataaagttcgtcaaacaagatctgcctttgctgtaaccgtgctggctggtcctcatcagaccgtgtccgtcaaggtgatcaatgatgcggtcctttatcagcacctctaccatctttccaggtaccgaggtcagactcaccctctcgaaccttttttgaaggcgtaagatcggcgtaacattcccCACCtttcagtcttctggaatctttcccaatttgatcgacagattggctattagttgaagcagttcagccatagtccctttcagttccataTGGAATGTAAAAGGGAAAATACAGCTGAACTTAATGCAAGCTGGGGGAGACATGGAAAATGATACAAAGATAACTGcggcccattggtcagacatttctaaggaagcttagccagccaataggctgcagggaaaatGATTGAAGGTTGCTAAGGCAGtgtctctgtagctactgctcACACCTCTCTGTACAGTCCATTTGTCAGACATTGCTAAAGAAGCTTAAAGGCAATATCTCTGTAGCTACTGATCCCGCCTTCCCCTGCaacccattggtcagacattcctaagaaAGATTAGTCAGTCAATAAGCTACAAGGAAAAGCAGGACTGAAGGTTGCTAAGGCAgtctctgtagctactgctcctGCCTTCCCCTGTAGCACAATGGTCAGACATTCTTACGTAAGCTTAGCCAGCTAAAAGGCTGCAGGGAAAATGAGGAGTGAAGGTTGTTAAGGCAGTGTCTCTGTAGGTACTGCTCACACCTCCCTGTACATTCCATTTGTCAGACATTGCTAAAAAAGCATAAAGGCAATGTCCTTTTAACTACTGCTCTCACCTAaccctgcagcccattggtcaaaCATTCCTAAGCCAAGAGGCTGCAGGAAAAAGCAGGACTGAATGATGCTAGGCACTGTCTCTGTGAGAGGCAGAGGGAAGATAGTGCATGCTGGGGGAGTCATGGAAAGTGATATAAAGATAACTACAGCCTATTGGTTggacattcctaaggaagctcAGTCAGCCAATAGGCTACAAGGAAGAACAGGACAGAAGATTGATAAGGCAgtctctgtagctactgctctccccccccctgcaatccattGGTCTAAGGAAGCTTAGCCACCCAATAGGctacagggaaaagcaggacaAAAGGTTGCTAAGTCAGTGTCTCTGTAGCTAATGCTCCCGCCTCCCCTTGCAATCTATTGGTCAGGCATTGCTAAGGAAACTTAGCCACCCAATAGAATGCAGGGTAAAACAGGACTGAAAGTTTATAAGGCACTGTTTCTGTAGCTACTGCTCCCGTCTCTCCCTCCAGTGCGTTAGTCAGACATTTGTAAGGAAATTTAGCTACACAACTAGCTGCAGGGAAAAGCAAGACTGAAGGTTGCTAAGGCACTGTCTCTATCTACTGCTCCCGCCTCCCCTACAGCTCACTACTCTACTTCTCTGAGCGAAGCTTGGTCTTTCAGGTACTTTGCTCCtggaattacacacagtatttctCAAGCCAGTCTTGGGAGTTCCTCCTAGTcttagttttcaggatatccatgatgtatatatgagatagatttgtatgaaATGCAGGCATTACGTGCCAagctctctcatgaatattcatactactactactttttctagagcgctaccagacgtacgcagcgctgtacagtcacgaacaagacagtccctgctcaaaagagcttacagtctaaacagataAGACAAAGAGGATGTTATGGtaggggatacagttagggggggtGATTAAtcattatggatattctgaaaaccagagTGGCTAGATTGTACTCCTGAACTGGCTTGAGAACAAATGTTATAGAAAACTTATGTGCAAAAGGGATTGAAACTTTGATCGTAAGATGCAGAAAGTCTGAGGAATGAAACCACTCCAATTTAGCactaaaataaataattacaatGCTTTGGCTGATTTTGGCTGGTTTTTCTTCAGGTGGGTCCAGAAACAGGTTTAGCAGTGGCCTCCCCTACAGTTCAGGATGCGGGCCTTTCATGTTTTAAAGCATGCAGAGGCGCTAGTGGACTTACTGCTCATCCCACTATGTCCAGGTTTTGGGGAGAAGCATTTTGTTTGTGACCTCCCTTGcattttcttttcccttcttggaatcttaacatcattcTGCAGGGCCTTGGATATGCCAGATGGGAGGGATAACCGTATGTGAGATGGAATCAAGTAGATTGGTGGGAATAGGGTCGGTGAGGCATGTAGTAAGCTTGGCTGAGGACAGAaatgcagtttcttcctctgtgatttcagagaaggaagaaaagtcgaTGGTAGTTGAAGGAGAGTCAAGAGGGTAGGACCAGGCAAGGGGAGGATGTGCATGTGCTTCCTGAGTTGTTTTAGTGAAAGTAGAAGGGATGGTGTGAGCTTGAAGGTCAGGAGAGTAGATGATGGAAAAGGGAGAAGGATGTATCTTTGCAGTGAATTCAAGGGTGATCTTGTGAACCTTACCATGGAAGTCAACATCTGGGGAGAAAGAGATGGAGGGGTTGGGGGAGCGCTTTAGAAGGGAGTTCAGGGTGGCAAAGAGATGGTaggggttggaagaaagggagggggttAGTTGGATGaagttgtcttgcttgccagaagatgtggtaagagtggttaacgtagctggttttaaaaaaaggtttggacaagttcctggaggaaaagtccatagtatgctattgagacagacattggggaagccactgcttgccctagatcaatagaatgaaatgttgctactatttgggtttttaccaggtacttgtgacctgtatttGCCACTGTAAagaaaggatactgggctagatggatcattggtctgacccagtaaggctattcttatgttcttatgactacaaAATTAAAGCTGATCCACTCTTACCCTCTGGCTCTCCCTACAACATCCTTCTTTTCTAGCCAGTTTTGACCATCTTTGTATAATCCACGATCATCAACGTCATTATTATCTCCTTTGGTCAGAAATTTAACATCCCCATTCTCTCTGAAAGAAAGCACAAGCACAAACAGAAATTTGTTAACAGTGCATTTCAAAATCAGTTATTAACAGAGTAAGTTATATTTTCTACAGCCTTATTAGAGATCATGTTTACATCAGTTCAGATTTTGAGACTTCTGTATTCTAACCTAAGTTAAACAAATTGTGCAAACCTGGGCAATGATACCAACTTTCACTTTTGGAACAATCTAGAAATTTGTTGGTGAAAAATATTACTATAacttgattaaggagtctacagACACATAAATCTTTGCGAGCAGTCCCTATGtacccagggccagattaaagggtaggcccagtaggcatgtacCTCGGGCCAAAAAAAATCAGGGAGgcccagggccggcgttaggggcggagcaaacagggcagggggcccccgactgcctggtgaggtcagcttccctcccttctacTCCCTCGCTGTCCTCTTGCCCACCGCGCGCAAGCGAACTAAATCCAGGCCTGAGGAGACGGGAAGCCGGTGAACTGTACCCATGCGGGGGTCCCTAACACTGCACacactggcttcccttctccctccccctcatgacGTAATGAGAAGGGAAGCCAACGTGTGTAGTGTTATAGCGAACTGAACCTAGGTGGGGGGGCCCTAACACTGCGAGCGCCAGCTTCCCATCTTCTCTGAAACAGGAATGACGTAGGGggcggggtggggtagggggcccAGTAGactttgtgtgcctaggggcccttgacaaattaatcctgccctgtgtgaaTCTCTTACACTGTTTGCACTAGTGAAGAGCAGATACCAACAATACAAAAAACATGCACAAGAGTCAGATGAGTACAGGACAAACAGCAATAATTTGAACCCTcttagagagggaggggagggagacgagaaggaaaaaaggggggagagggagtgcTTGAATTAAGGGAAAGAAATTGGGCTACTTGATGATTTTAGTGGCCACTAGGTGCATTACTATGTGGGAGACTTGGTTCAAATCTCAAGCCTGGTTTCTGTTCTTTGGGCCAGCTGGGGTTTGTGATGCTGCAGAGGTAGATTTTGCAGCCATTAAGGGAAGGAAGCATCAACCATCATACACACAGGGGCATAAGTGCAGTGAGCACTTATCACAGCTTTTAATGTGCAcaaacactggccaacactcactttggtgcctcaaatgttagatctgtttctgggtatatttgacctgcagattccaaaaaaatggcaccagttttctcctatcagctttaGTTTTTGAggtacagaacatgtgccatataccactcttcactctgctcacccattaaaaataaggatattttaatgtagtgtttaaattaatatcttttaagcatgaagaaaACATATTACAAAttataccaaaagcacaagtttatgatacaaactttccagtcatttgacacacaagaagctccttttgtaagacttccaagagtggGATCTGTCAGGACAATGACAAGGCAGGGAAGATGAAAGTAGGATTAACTGGAAACAATTCACAGGTACAAAAAAATCTCACAAAAGAGTATCTAACATGAGAAAGGAGTAcaaagggtctcagaaacccgCTTGATTTAAAACACAAATGTGTGATATCAAGACTGAAAGGTGATTTTCACTGGTATCATTTTTTGGAATCAGCGGGTCAAATATACCcaaaaacaggtctaacatttgaggcaccaaaatgagtctCAATCATTGACCCTTATTTCCACCTCCTCCTAGTGCTCAATTAAAATCTTACTGTACTTAATACTTTATTATTTTTCACTTTTTAATTGTTTCAACAGTGAGAAATCATCACTTATCTTTCTTATGCAGAGTTTCTGGCCTGCCCCGACAGGACCCGTTTCACCACTAAGTGGCTTTGTCAAGGGTTCTCAGGACGCTTTATTTAGGCATCCCTCCTTATTTTGAGGCTAGGGTTTTAGCAGCGATCGAGAGGCATGCACAGATCatccttgttggttgtagatgcgATGTAGGTGTGCAAGCTCTtagcacaagcgaggtcaaaggGGGAGGAGTGGCTGCAGTTTGttgctggccctacgagtggACATATTTAAAAGGAATCAGAAcatgctttaaacctgcgggttaaaaccacgggctcgcaatggATCATGGGGAGGTAGAGCTTTTGGTGCTGTCTTCTTTCGCTTTAGCTCCCCATAACTCTGGCAGCCAAAGTCACTTTCCTGGGGACCTGCTCGCTTTCACCCTCTCCCTGCAGATGCCACTGCTCTGAGTccaaggagaagggagaggaagcCCTGCCATTAccagagaggggagggagggagtgaggagagaagaacaggcaggcagggcagGGTTTGCTGGACCTTCACTGGTTGTTTTGTAAccttgatactgggatttcagggcggcagagagcaggacagtagtgactggtcctcagcagtcacttcattTCGGATCGGCAACCCCAATcgatgtttcttcttctgcttagtgaattgctgccttcctacttatccatgccatttcctctcatttgcatgtgtgaataggatcgggtgggagattgatcggcCAGGTTAGTAAATCGGGTTGGGAATAAGGAAatgctcgcaaactggtcgggacacgatcgttgagtttagtgaatctaactctaagtgactgtgcagataatggactttaacactcaagttatagccaagcctgttgaaatgaaagaccatattctctactttctctactaattgtgtgtaattgtctgccttcttgttgccaagaaagtttttcacaagaacAGGCACATGATTCTATTTCATTCATTGAttctatgaaatgtgggtcatttataagttgtctgatctgtggaccatcgaaaattcctgccttcagtttttccatggtaagtccaggtaacatatgcgctatgaatcaatgcatgaaccatctttattcaaaatctttacaaattgtttcatcagacctagctttatatgtagtggtggcagtatgattctctctcatgctaccaaaggttcactGATTACATTTTGTCTTCCAACCATCATATATTCCCtcggagacaattttttttttgcccaatgttcatgtttgactCTACAATCCCAAAGGCATATTTACTATCTAATAACCATATtgaagaaactagagctgatgcggtctatccaatgaaattttctgaatcagcaccccaaaccccaggaacaggtcaaaaacccaaggtagcaagattttttttttgttgttgttggcctgtgtaacATGCAAGTGTTTACTGCAGCTTGTGGTAGGATCAAGGCAGAAATTGAGCGTGGCTGCTCTTCAGCAATTGCACAGTATGTTaccacatagggctagattcactaagcaaaccgatcatgtaccgatcggtttgcaacccctttgcgacccgattgttccctgacccgattcactaaccttcctcctgatCCGATCAGCACCCGATCCGatcagcgcatgcaaatgagggaaatggcatgcaaattttggaaggcagcgattcactaaacaatttctaCAAAATCGATTGGGCTTACCGATCAGAAAAGGAGCGACTGCTGTAGACCAGTCGCTTCTATCctggccgactctcctgccctttaaaaccatgggctcgcaatgcTTTTAgcgaatatataaaaaaatacaatatttatggccaatcagggacttccttagactcctccctaaggaagttccTGGTTGGCTAAGAAGCCCAGGGCaccccagccaatcagggccttaggcccctccctgtgtatcacatgatgcactggggcatgACCTAAGGCCGGTATTGCGTCGCAGCCGGCAAAGCAGCaggactttgcgcttcctcctgctcctgaagatcagatcactggaggcctaaggagcaacTGCTCCTGAAGATCAGATcactggaggcctaaggagcaggagggactgggcacccctcctgctcccaacatttttaaaGGTACGGAGATGGAGGTGGGTCCGGCCGGGAACCCGGAGGGGGCATCCCTTGAGTGGCAGGAGGgcatcggcatccctcctgccatttgtttttgggggtggggaaaaTAGTAgcgatggcaggagggtgtgggaaacctcctgccataattttaaaagcGGTGTCAGATTTTttggttcggggagggaggggggaaggggcacttgtcaggagagggaggagaggtttaattttttttaaatctggctgatattttgcgtgtgtaaaacacacaaaatatctgcctgattaaaaaaatttaaaaagctggcagaagccctgacagcagtgacaggaggctgcttctcctgtcactactgtcagggctctagcGATCCGTGCAATCGGTTGGGGGTGTGCCTCCGATCCGTGCAATCAGTTGGGGGTGagccatttgcatgcagatggttggtgaatcggtcggcctgcctccaatcgcccaaTGATCGGACATAGattggaaggttagtgaatctagcccatagtagcTGTATGACTGCCAATAGTGCAGCTGTACTTAATGTCACCTCAAGAGCCTTCAACAGGTGACCTTAAATGCAGACACACTACCTACAGGTATAACAGCTGCTGCCCCATGCAAATAAAACCATTAATAAAAAACAATCTTGTAGTCAAGGATCCACCCctcttccctcacaatcaagATCCCAGAAGCTATATTGGAAGGAGGGACTTGGCTGGAAGAAGGTCTGGGAGCAGCCCTGCGTGCGATGTTGCATCCTCTTCCACAAAGCTTGTAAGAGGCTGGTAGGTCTGCCCTGAGAGGAGCAAAGAAGCCAAGCCAGGTGAGtcacaggggtttttttttgccggTTTTGACCCCAATCAGGAACGagtgagggagagaaggagggaggctaTTGGGCccacaaaagggagggaggaatggaaggaagatgctggattcATGAGGGGGGCTCCTGGACCTGCGATGGCGAGGAAGGGGCTGCTGGCCAagagaggtgggaagggaggcgaCTCGCGGCAGATCCATTATGGGGACAAGTCCATTTACCACTCCGTGGGGTGATGAAAAGCCTTGTTCTTGTACCTGCGGCAAAGGGctgatttcctcccccccccccagttcccgTGGATTAGCTATGGGAAacagtccctgtgtcattctctacttagtaATTATTTAATCTGCATCtttttctaccttccaaccaACCCAACTagttaattttcttttaaatgaCAGTTAACTATTTTAGAGCAAAGCACGTCTACTTTACTTAGCCAGAAGTAATAACAGAAAATACTACATAGAAGACAGGTACCAATAAATGAATATAAATCATTTACTTTTCATGAACTTTGATAACTCTGTGAACTATtggaatatctctcccttccactttGAAGACTACAATTTCCCCAACTCTGATAGGGTCTTCCTCGAAATTTGTAAGGAACAAAAGGTCTCCCCTGTGAAATGCTGGCTCCATGCTGCCACTATAAAACAGAATACAAAGAAACAAAGGTTTATTCAGTTTCCAGTTGGTTGTAAACAAAGCAAATGAGCAGAACATAAAAGATGAAGAGAGTCCAAAATCATCATATCATTACTTGGACATTAACATAATTGAATAAGGATTCTAAATATCCTTTATGCTTGTAAATTATGAAAAGTACAAACTGAATTTTGTATACTTTATTCCACAACActaatccccccttttatgaagccgcgttaagtgttttttttatcgccggctgcagcagtaaaagctccgatgtcCATAGGAAAAtatgctaacgcagcttcataaaagtgtgtgtgtttgggggggtttAAAAAGGTAAGCAAAACTATCTGTAAAATTTATATATTAAAccatattttctatttttagatTACCAGTACACTCTTTCATAAAAAGCCTGCCGTTCTCTTCTCTCCTAACACCTATAAAGTAAACTGTTAGAATGATACTATTGAATAGGTTGACATGCACTTTTAATGGGGGCAAGGGAAAGCCTGGGTAAGCATATAGGGGAAATTCAAGAAATGGTGCTGAAACTTAGGCACTGGGATGATGTGTATCAAGTGTGAATTTTGTAATTGTATTGTGTTGATTGTATTGTACAGTCGACTTCGCTTAAGTGTAAGGCCTACAGACTGCCATGTGCGCTTAAacggagtaccactttttagtcatgaaaaatcaaatgcaataaaacttttattcagcaaaaaaacacaccaaatacAATTTAACACGGTTCAGttatagaaacagcactgttccgtctaatgcaatacagtataaacttttttttaaaccaacattctactgaaataatcagtcactGTTTTCTGCACACAGATTCcacgattcaggctgtgtatctgactactgatgctgtaaaactggccatattcatgacatccatttatctccagataacaacgcgtctgagaaggaaacaatctctgcaggtgtttcattgGTCATGATGACCGCAGCAGTATCTCCGTCCttatcagactcttggttgtctgcagtgtcctttaagGCTGCACAGATATTGGAATttgtgctgtcagatgatgtgggcacatcgttgtcaacggcgacatacagctcaaatTCTTGTAGCGAGAGTCCATAACACAAAAACGCTCAAAATGTAGCAAATTTCCTCAAATTTTGCATGAATTCAAACTAGGAGACCCTCAGGACCCCATTCCAacagtggtatataagaaataaaattattattattattttcatggCAAAAAAATCAGAAATTAGAGAGAAACAGGGAGaagttgaaaaaaagattgctgaaaatccaagatggccgctggaCCCAAATTCACGCCAAAAATGCGCTAAAAATGGCACTTcccaaaattaaatttttttttcaggtgAGGGAACACAGAGGATCACTAGAAAATActcaaaacccctcaaaattAAATTTTAGAAATCGTTGTTGGAGCCTGTCAGCACCTCTGTACACACAAACAAATGCTGGTCACAGAAACTGAAGCTGCTCTCTAATCCCTATTAAGAGCCAGAATGagaattcactgccacactgCTGGAAAAGCTTTCGTGAGGCTGATCTTTGAGCTGCCGGTCAGACTCCactgtctgactatgcctccaccATTGTAGACCACTGACTGCGCATGGAGACGGGCGGAGGTGTGAAAATGCAGCCTGCATGCTGCGGAACGCCACTGAGCCCCCTGTGCTGAACAGTCTATGCTCAATCtcccccctgcggaacaccactgaGCCCCCTGTGCTGAACAGTCTATGCTCAATCTCCCCCCTCCTCGCTTAACAGGGAGTGAGATAAACTCAGGGACGGCCCTGACATCCAAGGAAGACTAGCAGACAGGCTGACAGGTACCCCcgaagggattggcctgtcagctacagactgaagcctgtgaattctcaagcaggcagcacTTCAAATGTCCGTAGAATACGAAAGGACTGCGAAAGGGAACAAAACTAtgtcaaattaaaaataataaattggagAGAGCAGAACACCCTGCAACTACATGCAGAAGAGAAAGACTGATGGGAAGAGCTAAGCTAGCCTGTGATGTACCCTAGAGGCGGAGTGAAAAACTTATAGTTCTCTTCTGCAACCCATGTGAGTAAAGGGAAATAACTCTACGGtcaagaatgtctcacctattgcactggattaCATGATTATTTGAAATTTCCTCAAGGACCTACTCGTCAGAGATACGAGAAATGCCCTCTATGTATTCCTGTCCCAAGGTCAAAATGTATTGCATGAGTCTACTAAAAAAGCTATTACTCCAAAACCCTCTGCATATCATCATTATTAAACTATCTTCCTCCTTCAACTTAGTCTGTAACTTCCAAACTAATGTATACCCCATATATATTCAACTAAACTCTCATTGTGCATGCTTTAAGACAATCTAACTATATGTGAAACTAACATATCTCTGGAATTGCTAATGTAGGATGAACTATTTGTATGTTAAAAATCCTTGTTCTACGTTTGCTAATTTAGGATGAACAATTGTATTAGACAAATATCATTGTAGCCCGTACTGCCTTAGCTTTTTGTATCTTGTTtttgtttaattattttattgtatattacacttccccctcccattcgcggttttggcaatcacgatttcacatattcgcaattttttggggagggggaaacctccccacagtttagccttcctccctgcgtcccggccttacctggtggtctagcgggcttttggggcaggagcgatcttcctacactcctgccccatgtagatcgccaataggaaatggctgtgggaagttcccgtcgtagtctcgagagactacaggaactcatggcagctatttcctattggcgatctgcacggggcaggagcgtaggaagatcgctcctgccccgaaagcccgctagaccaccaggtaaggccgggatgcctggggggaaggcaggagggaggcgggggtgggtcagagccggaccagaagatatttgtggtatttcaccattcgcagtccggctctgcccctatcccccacgaatcCAGAGGGATTAAGTGTACcttgtaactcattctgagctctctgggaaggatgggatataaagcaaataaccccctcttttgcaaagccgtgctaccatttttagcgccggccgctatggtaacagctccgatgctcatagaattcctatgagtgtccgagttgttaccgctgcggctggcgctaaaaatgctagcacggctttgtaaaggaggggtgtgtgttaataaattaaacaaataaataaataatgttttaTATTTCTACACATTTAAGCAAACTAACATTGCATTCATACTATTTGGATCAATACTGTAATCTGAAAATATACCCCTCCTTTTaaaaaaccgtagcgtggtttttagcaccagctatggattactccggagcctatcacctcttaacgtcatctcattccagagctttctttcatacaaaagagacttgactcatgcgcatttacatcacgcaggtatttaaatgtctctattatatatcccctctcccgcctttcctctaaagtaatctttaagtctgtccccatatggcttatcacgaagaccacacacctttttagtagccttcctctggaccaactccatcctttttatttctttttgaaagtgcggtctccagaattgtacacaataatcTACATGAGTCTCAAAGGGTCTTATGCAGgggcaccttttcaacctgtttggccaccttaagatcatcacatacaatcacacccaagttccgctcttgTCATgcgcataagttcttcaccccctaaactgtaccttttccttctggtttttgcagcccaaatgcataaccttgcatttcttagcattaaattttagctgccaaatttcagaccattcttcaagcttcgctaggtctttcttcatgttattcacaccatcaggggtgtctactctattgcagattttggcatc is a window from the Geotrypetes seraphini chromosome 1, aGeoSer1.1, whole genome shotgun sequence genome containing:
- the SEC11C gene encoding signal peptidase complex catalytic subunit SEC11C isoform X2, coding for MDLFGDLRRMNKRQLYYQVLNFAMIVSSALMIWKGLIVITGSESPIVVVLSGSMEPAFHRGDLLFLTNFEEDPIRVGEIVVFKVEGRDIPIVHRVIKVHEKENGDVKFLTKGDNNDVDDRGLYKDGQNWLEKKDVVGRARGFLPYVGMVTIVMNDYPKFKYAVLAIMGAFVLLKRES